The Corvus hawaiiensis isolate bCorHaw1 chromosome 1, bCorHaw1.pri.cur, whole genome shotgun sequence genomic sequence TCTGCCCATACAGAACCATAAACTCAGAATGACTCAGGTAGTAAGGGACATGAACAAAGAAGTGGTTAGGAACAACCATCATGGATGTTCCACAGAGATATGGTAGCTGACTATGACAGCTGGTGTAGGGTCAatagctctgaccgaggaagctgtgactggtctggagagatggtcccaaaagagatcgtcttcccgaggcccggtgtcttccctcagctgctgcctaggagggcccttgcagaagctgtcagctctttagtgattgtcagctcgtgatttcagctcagctctgcagggcagcctccaggccggACCAgggagagacgagaggctcgtgtagCTGTTCCGCACGAGGCAGCTTTATTGGTCCGTACTCTGGcgaaggggagccagggacgaGCAACTCTCTCTGCCCccgcaggggcagggggctggctttatagggatacagggggtgggtgccagagggtaaaggccaatgggctacaaaggatctgcatagggtctcccagaggattctgggtctgtcttcttctcGCCGTAACTGCAGAGTAGCTGCCTTCCCAGAgggggtcctgctgggagattgagcaatctccttatctcagcagacgtTCCTCCAGGACAGTGGCATACCATACAGCCTGACTAGCCTGATTACCTTGAAGAATGAAAACACTAAGGAGAGAGAGTTTTTATGCACCTTGATTCCATAAAGACTTTCAGCAGTGTCCCAATGCATCCTTGTAGCCAAATTGATGATAGATAGATTGAAAAAGACGACTATAAGCTGGGTGGAATATTCACTGGACTGCCAGGCCTAAAGGGTGATATCAGCTGTGCCAAGTCCATCTGGCAGTGAGCCAGTAGCAGCACCCTGCAGGCTCTTTATTAACAGCCTAGCCAACATCAAGTTAGGTGAGAGCATTTGGCTCATTGAAAGGGAGGGCCACTATTCAGAGGGACAAACAGCTTTACAGAATCTTCATTATTTCCAACCATGGTGAATGCAAGGCCTTGCACCTGGGATGGCTTAGCCCCCCCTCCACCTATTCTACACATGAGACAGGCAAAGCACTCGGCATTACAGTCCAGGGACTgactggctgcagagcagcctcgATGAAAAGGACTGGGGGATCCCGATGGGCAGTGAACTAAACACAAGTTCACTGTGCATGCTGACAGCAGTGAAAGCCAAcagccagctgggcagggaacTCTTTGCATCGCACTGGTGTAACGTGCACCACCACTCCACCACACTTGACTCATTACACCATATCTAGAACCCTGGTCCAATTCTGGGGTTTCCACTATGAGAAGGATATAGATAAGCCTGAGTACATTTGGCATAAGGCCACCAAGATCTTTGGGACTGCAGCACCAGAGCTAAGAGAGACCAAGGGAACTTTTCAGTCTGGAGATCAGATGGTTTCAGGGAGACATCATAGACCATGGATACTCGACTCATTGGAAATACTACCAGAACTGCAAGGGACAACTCATCATAATAAGGGAGAAATAGTACAACACCCTATTCCCATATTAAGAGACTAAACAAAGTTTCCTTCAGTGTCTTTGGGGACAAGTCTGTATTTTCTCACTGGAACAAAAGCAGGGCAGGTATTAGAGTCACAAAAATTTAAAGTAGGAGAGCAGAttagggacaaaaaaaaatcaaataagaTAAAGATACacttcaggtttgtttttttaaaaacttttttgcTATTGTTGTTTATTTGGGCTTTCATAAAAATTGGTTAATTAATAACAAAAAACATTTACTTTACTGTATGCCTCACAATTGGAAACAATTGATAAATTGTTAATATTTTTGAAGACATAAGCAAAACACTAGGTTTTTGAAATTCACATCAGACTTTCAAAAAGATGcctgtatttcaaaatatttagtaatattttaaaaataattatattttaagaatAGAATATGACAAAAACATGATAAGCTCATGCAGCTTTATATACTTACCGCTGAAAGGTGCAAATATACAATTTTCATCAAAACTTGAATAGAGTTTAAAAATGCAATGTACAGTGAAAATGTGTAGGTATTTACCTACATATTTCCAGTTAAAACTATTGAAAATTAAGGTAAAAGACATTGAAAGCAAAAAGTCAAACAATTGACTGAAATTAACACAGCTAGCAGAATAATGGCAGAAGAACCTGGTGTGGGTTTTCTGGGTCAATGCAGAAGAGGACATTCAGCATCACCAGATGTCCTACCCCATCCAAAATGACACATTCTGAGATGCTACAAAGGGTCTCAGTATTGTCAAGTTATACAATTCCTGAATAAGAAGACACCTCTAGCAAGGTCTCATTTTCTGCACTTTCAACCGCAGCATTCTTCTTTTCAACTGTTCCATTTGCATTGCTTGTTTCTTCCAAAACTACCACTAAACTTGACAGGGTTGTGTGAGGATCAAGCAGTTTCACAAGAGGTATGTCCACCTTTCTCTCTTGAAAGACACGGTTCTGAATTGTCATAGCTAACATAGAGTCTATGCCCAAAGATGAAAGTGGTGTATTCATGGTTAGTTCATCTGCGTTCACTCCTGTGAGGTCACTCACCAGTGAGGTGATGTAGTCCTCGGATTTGAGAAAGGCAGTCTCTGGGACTTCAGTTTCCTCAGGGGTTCCAATCTTGTTCCTGAAATCTTCTGACATAAGTGATACAAAGCGACCATTGAGTGAAATAATCTGAGTAAAAACATGATGATACAAAGCTTGAAAGTTCAATTTGACAACAGCTTGCTGTGGGTTGTTTATAAGTAAGGTCTTCCTGAGATACTCATGAATTTCATGCACTTGCAGAATGTCTATGCCCTTGGATCCCAGGATGCTCTGAATGTGGCTTTGATTGAGCAGAATGCCAAGGTTCAAAGCACCCCAGTTAATGGCCTGGCCTGAAAGCCCACAGTTCCTCCGGTAGAGGCAGAAGAGATCCAGGAAAGAGTTTGCAGCTGCATAGTTTGTCTGGGTGGCATTGCCCAGAAAGGAAGTAACAGAGGAGTAGCACACAAAgtagtccagctcctggcctctGGTAGCCCAGTGAAGATTTAGGGTCCCTGCGACCTTTGGGCTCAGCACTTTGTGAAAGTCAGCCAGCCTCAGGACTTCAAGGTGGCCATCGTGCAAAGCAACAGCACTTTGGAATACACCTTTGATCGGACTCCCCACAAAGGTGTTGGCAATGGACTGGAAAGCCTTCTCAACATCACCGGTCAAAGTCACGTCACACTGCACAGACACTACTTTGCTCCCTTTGTACTGCTGCTGCAAAGCCCTCATCTCTTCTTGCTTCTCGCTGCTGGGAATTCTCCTGGAGAGTATTGCAATACACCCTCCTCCATTCTCGGCTATGAATTTCACCGTTTCAAAGCCAAGTCCAGTGAGCCCCCCGACTACCACATAAACAGCGTTCTGCTTGAACAGCTGCCTCTGGGGCTCGTACAACGGGATATCTGAAAGCACACTGATGTCCTTCTGCCTTCTCAGGACAGCAAGGGGAACAGAAGTGCAGGTAAAATAGGACATCACAGAGTTTAGCCCTTCAAGGTTCTCCGTCTGCTGAAAAACAGAACCCGAGAGATGTCTAAACTGTTTCATATCCATGGAACTGACCCAGGCATGTACAGTCTTGTGCAATTCCTTTAGAGGTGCTTTCCGGAAGAGGCTGGAAACGACAAGGACATGAAAGCTGATGTTTTCATGATCAATTTCACTGACATTCTGGATACATTCGGACTGTTGATTGCCACACACCATCACCACATCTTTAAGAAAGTACATGTGGGCCAGATCCTCCAAAGACAGTCTGTTCACTGGAGGAAGAAGAACAAGGGCATTGCACAGGTTGATATACTGGAATACGTTAGGAGCGGGCTTTGCAAGGACTGTCCTCCAAcccatttcttctgctgctgcagaaagaaCGTGGCACAAAACCGATGATGGCTCTGTAGTTATAATACCCAAAGTTCTGCCATGTTTCCCCTTGGGTAACCTCTGAGTGAAAATTTCCCATGCAATGATGAAGTATGACACACAAGGAACACTCTGGAGGAAAGGGAATTTCTTTGCATTGAAACAAACTGTTGCTGGAATCTGAACTCTGGATGACGCAGCAGTGGGATAACATGAAACCACATGATCTCCCACTTTCACTTTTCTCACGTCAATGCCTGTTGCAGTGACTGTGCCACTGAAATCAAGAGCTAAAAGTCTGTGTCTGTCTCCCGCTTGTGAGTTCCAATACAGTGTATTACCAAAGTTGCAGCTAGAAACACTAATGGGAAAATAATCTTCTGAGTGGAGACAAATTTTATCCACTTGAATTTCAACACTCTCTTTGTCCAGCTGAGTAGCAGCACCGGTGGATAATTCCCCAGACAAGTCTTTTGCTGCGTACGCATCAGAAGTGTACAAAGTGAACGTTTGTGATTTCTGGAGAGATCTTACGGGTTGGATGTAATCTGCATCTACAAAAGGTGTGCGTCTGATTTCGGACACATAAATCCTTCCCTGGCTGATGCAAACTTCTGGATAGTCCCCACCTTTGTATTTGACAAGAACATCTGCTAGCACTGAGATGTCCAGGGAGGTGGAAGAGCTGAGGTCAATCAACTGAAATGTGATTTCTGGAACTTCAACAATACAAGTTCTGGTCATGCCATATAATGCAAACCCACAGTTAACGTGGTCCACATATCTCTCCGTTGTTCTGTAGGTGATCACTCTGATGGAACAGCGGGATGTCTTCTCTCTTAGTGCCACCACTACCTGGCGATAGGCTTCACAGCACTTTGCCAACTGATCTACCGCTTCCCTTGGGAAGTCTTCATTTAACTTTTGAATTCCCCACAGGAAGAGGATTTCATCATAAGCCTCAACCTCTGCTCTCATTTTATTCTGTGTCTGGCCTTCCACGAGGCATTCCCAGTCTTCATACATAACATATCTCGAAGCAGGATGCAAGTACTTTTTGAGCTGCTCAGCTATCCCAAATCTGTCTGCAAACACAATGACTCTGGGCTTAAACCCCAGATGTCCAATTGTCTGTGAAAGAGAGACTTCTTTCCACTTGTTTTCAAACAGGAATTCATTGTCTCTGGAAGATGCTTCCTTCACGAAAGTGATGGCAACACGCTTGAGCTCAGCCAAGACAGAGCCGTGTTTGCCCACAAAGCATCCACAGACCTCAAGGCAGTTTCCAGTGGACTTGCTCATTCTCATATATATCATCATTTCTTCCTCCAGTGGGCGGAGCACCACCAGGCTGCCTATCCCTGAGGGAAAGCCTGCTCTGGACTGGAATGTCCTTGAGGTCAAGACAGCGGTCATCTGCAGAAAACAGTCGAGCAGCACTGGGTGCATACAGTAGCTGTACATGTCTCTGACGGTCTCCTCATTCACCTTTATGCTGGTTATAGCTTCCTTTAGCTCCTGGCAATAATGCACATCACTGAGCTGCCTGAATATGGAGCCATACTGAAAGCCAACCTGAGACAGTGCTTCATAAACCTCCTCTCTGCTAATCACTGACCTGCATCTTCGATAGATGGCTGGGAAGGAGATGCTGCTTTCTTCCACCACAGTTTCAGGCTGCTTTGCCACTTGGCCAGCAGCATAAACCGCGCTGGAGGAAGAGAGAACCTCAAAGGTTGTCATGGCTTTTTGCGGACTCAGCTTGATACTCAGCACTTGGGAACTCTGTGTGAGAACACACGGCGCAGAAAAACTGATACTCAGCTGGCAAGTGCTCAGAGGCACTTTAGGCCTTGAGTTGCTCATCACAGAGGCCAGACCAAGCTCCACATAGAAAGCACCAGGGACTAAGGCCACCCCATTGTTCTTGTGCTCATATAAGTATGGCGTTGTGTCCTGGGACACCAGGCAGCCAAACTCCACATTGTCACTGTTTATGCCATAAATCAAAGGATGACTGGCGCTGACACCTCTTTGGTTTGCTTGCTGATGGATATCCAGACAGGCCATGAGTTTTTGGCGATCAAACTGATATCGTGGAATGGCCACCGGAACACTTTGATACCCGTTATAAAAGTGCTGCCAGTTGGGATTATACCCCAGTTCAAACAGATTTCCTACCAGAGTGAAGAGCGTCTGATATTCTACATCCGTTTGCAAAGAGGACATCACCTTTGTGCCTTTTCCTAGAGTTTCCTTTATGCTTCGCTGCAATGCTC encodes the following:
- the LOC125321399 gene encoding mycocerosic acid synthase-like; the protein is MEIETAEEVAIVGIGCNFPGGDGIDNFWKVLEEGKNCTVEIPPERFNAKEWYDPDDNKPGKICTTRAALLDEFNSFDNHLFGINNMEAERMDPQQKLLIECTYKALEDAGVPVESVSGTRTGVFIGLMNRDYEIITSRAVSEINHYDGTGTAMSIAANRVSFTFNLTGPSLTVDTACSSFLFALHYALRAIKSGDCEAAICGGVNCIIDPRTFVSLSKAKMISPEGISKPFSKKADGYGRGEGCGVVFLKPLKKAKEDYSKIWGVINISAVNQNGRSMTPITRPSQIEQEKLLRSIYESRVDPSVVQYIEAHGTGTAAGDPTEAESLGSVISKNRSSRVSILKIGSVKGNIGHTESAAGAAGLIKVLLMMHHGKIVPSLHYSKEMSSIDAEKLNLAVATAVEPWEESSEYGRVAGINCFGFGGTNAHVVVRQVKQPEALPAFKKPLELVLLSAASRRSLQMAMADTAEQLSTRSSVTLPSLAYTSACRRSHASYRYRKAFVTNSLQHLQQELKLAASTEPAMSKVEPQLVFVFCGNGVTLQEFSEALLSSEPVFRDKCKEIEDLFQQHAAISLLPGRNRSSKDLLNPELSQPLLFALQVAVASLLKHWGIKPIAAVGHSVGEVAAAHIAGYLSLADAVKVIYHRSRLQAKTASGRMLVVGNIPVEEIAERLHPYSGKVCIAAFNSPVSCTLSGSVGTVEAVQRDLAEAFRQRNIFLHVLNVPVAYHSPSMDMILGELEEKIEPLEKQKGEIEVISTLTGVAASENDFIQGRFWAQHTREPVAFTQAIQSAARGRENVVFVEISPHRALQRSIKETLGKGTKVMSSLQTDVEYQTLFTLVGNLFELGYNPNWQHFYNGYQSVPVAIPRYQFDRQKLMACLDIHQQANQRGVSASHPLIYGINSDNVEFGCLVSQDTTPYLYEHKNNGVALVPGAFYVELGLASVMSNSRPKVPLSTCQLSISFSAPCVLTQSSQVLSIKLSPQKAMTTFEVLSSSSAVYAAGQVAKQPETVVEESSISFPAIYRRCRSVISREEVYEALSQVGFQYGSIFRQLSDVHYCQELKEAITSIKVNEETVRDMYSYCMHPVLLDCFLQMTAVLTSRTFQSRAGFPSGIGSLVVLRPLEEEMMIYMRMSKSTGNCLEVCGCFVGKHGSVLAELKRVAITFVKEASSRDNEFLFENKWKEVSLSQTIGHLGFKPRVIVFADRFGIAEQLKKYLHPASRYVMYEDWECLVEGQTQNKMRAEVEAYDEILFLWGIQKLNEDFPREAVDQLAKCCEAYRQVVVALREKTSRCSIRVITYRTTERYVDHVNCGFALYGMTRTCIVEVPEITFQLIDLSSSTSLDISVLADVLVKYKGGDYPEVCISQGRIYVSEIRRTPFVDADYIQPVRSLQKSQTFTLYTSDAYAAKDLSGELSTGAATQLDKESVEIQVDKICLHSEDYFPISVSSCNFGNTLYWNSQAGDRHRLLALDFSGTVTATGIDVRKVKVGDHVVSCYPTAASSRVQIPATVCFNAKKFPFLQSVPCVSYFIIAWEIFTQRLPKGKHGRTLGIITTEPSSVLCHVLSAAAEEMGWRTVLAKPAPNVFQYINLCNALVLLPPVNRLSLEDLAHMYFLKDVVMVCGNQQSECIQNVSEIDHENISFHVLVVSSLFRKAPLKELHKTVHAWVSSMDMKQFRHLSGSVFQQTENLEGLNSVMSYFTCTSVPLAVLRRQKDISVLSDIPLYEPQRQLFKQNAVYVVVGGLTGLGFETVKFIAENGGGCIAILSRRIPSSEKQEEMRALQQQYKGSKVVSVQCDVTLTGDVEKAFQSIANTFVGSPIKGVFQSAVALHDGHLEVLRLADFHKVLSPKVAGTLNLHWATRGQELDYFVCYSSVTSFLGNATQTNYAAANSFLDLFCLYRRNCGLSGQAINWGALNLGILLNQSHIQSILGSKGIDILQVHEIHEYLRKTLLINNPQQAVVKLNFQALYHHVFTQIISLNGRFVSLMSEDFRNKIGTPEETEVPETAFLKSEDYITSLVSDLTGVNADELTMNTPLSSLGIDSMLAMTIQNRVFQERKVDIPLVKLLDPHTTLSSLVVVLEETSNANGTVEKKNAAVESAENETLLEVSSYSGIV